From the genome of Solidesulfovibrio carbinolicus, one region includes:
- a CDS encoding class II glutamine amidotransferase domain-containing protein, producing MCRLFALSSRDPVSPMRAIEALNVMKEGHDGSGVGLFLSDLGGPFGEMKDAPILSGIFTDEGLKRLDAYMGERGFVTRKTLELDPRTKPPLGTPVRGSYIARAYEAPADLKAKSQAERELAYMLMRVELRHMGEEKEDIRVFSFWPDTIMVKEVGDPMEVGEYLGLDRPELACRRILAQGRQNTNYAINLYACHPFFLQGVCTMTNGENTAFVPIREYLLSRGFPGYMGYQSDSEVFAHIMHFTLNRLQFGIEYYKHVITPLSDAEMAEHPDQALLARIKQTCRKLIIDGPNCVIGCLPDKTMFMVQDRKKLRPGVVGGKPGIFAFSSEICGLDAAIPDRDQHADFQPMHLDTAIVRPECQEVTICNQLQSLPRPH from the coding sequence ATGTGCCGCTTATTCGCCCTCAGCAGCCGGGACCCCGTGTCCCCCATGCGCGCCATCGAGGCGCTCAACGTCATGAAGGAAGGGCACGACGGCTCGGGCGTCGGTCTTTTCCTCTCCGACCTCGGCGGCCCCTTCGGTGAAATGAAGGATGCGCCCATCCTCTCCGGAATCTTTACCGACGAAGGCTTAAAACGCCTCGACGCCTACATGGGAGAACGCGGGTTCGTCACCCGCAAGACTCTCGAACTCGATCCGCGCACCAAACCGCCGCTGGGCACCCCGGTGCGAGGCTCCTATATCGCCCGGGCCTACGAGGCCCCGGCCGACCTCAAGGCCAAAAGCCAGGCCGAACGCGAGCTGGCCTACATGCTCATGCGCGTGGAACTGCGCCACATGGGCGAGGAAAAGGAAGACATCCGCGTCTTCTCGTTCTGGCCCGACACCATCATGGTCAAGGAAGTCGGCGACCCCATGGAGGTCGGCGAATACCTGGGCCTGGACCGCCCCGAACTGGCCTGCCGCCGCATCCTGGCCCAGGGCCGCCAGAACACCAACTACGCCATCAATCTCTACGCCTGCCATCCGTTTTTCCTGCAGGGCGTGTGCACCATGACCAACGGCGAGAACACGGCCTTCGTGCCCATCCGCGAATACCTGCTCTCGCGCGGCTTCCCCGGCTACATGGGCTACCAGTCCGATTCGGAAGTCTTTGCCCACATCATGCACTTTACGCTCAACCGCCTCCAGTTTGGCATCGAATACTACAAGCACGTCATCACGCCACTGTCCGACGCCGAGATGGCCGAGCACCCCGACCAGGCCCTTCTGGCCCGCATCAAGCAGACCTGCCGCAAGCTCATCATCGACGGCCCCAACTGCGTCATCGGCTGCCTGCCCGACAAGACCATGTTCATGGTCCAGGACCGCAAGAAGCTGCGGCCCGGCGTGGTCGGCGGCAAGCCCGGCATCTTCGCCTTCTCCTCGGAAATCTGCGGCCTCGACGCGGCCATCCCCGACCGCGACCAGCACGCCGATTTTCAACCCATGCACCTGGATACGGCCATCGTGCGCCCCGAATGCCAAGAGGTCACCATATGCAATCAACTGCAGTCATTACCCCGTCCACACTAA